One Ahaetulla prasina isolate Xishuangbanna chromosome 1, ASM2864084v1, whole genome shotgun sequence DNA window includes the following coding sequences:
- the SMIM38 gene encoding small integral membrane protein 38 — MESGLLLTVLILIILMRFILWSCFNVYLDYKLARRFPEKRKDS; from the coding sequence ATGGAATCAGGCCTTTTGTTGACTGTGCTGATTTTGATAATATtaatgcgatttattttatggtCCTGCTTCAATGTTTATTTGGATTACAAACTGGCCCGAAGATTTCCGGAAAAAAGGAAAGACTCTTGA